The window acggtccaccactggcgtgtatatatatatatatatatatatatagtttgtaatatatatatacatatatatatagtgacagtttaagggtccctgtgaccccttgaaccctcagaccagacgtcagacaccagataaaaatccaaaatgaatatttattataaattagtgcaccaagcaccttccTCTCTACAATactttaataaatcaataatcactacaataaactatactcaatcctccactcccagatgcttagccaccctgcctccaaactcagctcagcgtctgggatttcccatcgtccttttatagtccttgacccggaagtgttttgccttctctgtccacgtgacatgggacacttccgggtctgataaaaatcctttttcttcaccctggaagcacgtcattccttgtgttgctgtgattaagacgcacttccgggtaatggtgcaaataacaatccctggtcctccctgcagcgactcctggcagccccagtggtatccagcagggctgtgcattaaaagtccactgtccatacttccctgctggcattcggggtacttacatgctgcaaggagggccccatctggtggcctgggggtattggccgggataaatagccagccatatctcacaatatatatatatatatatatacacagtcataagaaaaagtttgggaacccctctcaggctgcataataattgactctcctttcaacaaaaaagataacagtggtctgtctttcatttcccaggaacatctgagtactgcggtgttttccgaacaaagatttttagtgacgcagtatttagttatatgaaattaaatcaaacgtgaaaaactggctgtgcacaaatgtgggtccccttgtaattttgctgatttgagtgcctgtcactgctcaatgctgattacttacaacaccaaattgtttggatgagctcgttaagctttgaacttcatagacaggtgtgtccaatcatgagatataaaggtatttaaggtggtcaattgtaagttgtgcttccctttgactctcctctgaagagtaacagcatggaatcctcaaagcaactctccaaagatctgaaaacaaagattgttgagtctcctggtttaggggaaggctacaaaaagctatctcagaggtttaaactgtcagtttctgtaactgtaaggaatggaatcaggaaatggaaggccacaggcacagttgctgtcaatcccagcaggtctggcaggccaagaaaaatacaggagcggcatatgagcaggattgtgagaatggtgacagacaacccacagatcacctccaaagacctgcaaaaacatcttgctgcagatggtgtatttgtacatcattctacaattcagcacaatttgtacaaagaacatctgtatggcagggtgatgagaaagaagtcgcttgttgtatgccaatgctcctttagacaagccagattcattttggaacaaagtgctttggactgatgagacaaaacttgagttatttggtcagaacaaaaagcgctttgcatggcagaagaagaacacatgctacctactgtcaaatttggtggaggttccatcatgctgtggggctgtgtggctagttcagggactggggcccttgttaaagtcgagggtcagatgaattcaacccaatatcaacaaattcaacctcattccgagggaggcgaaaggcattgagtctgaatgggccatgttctgagcctccattgtcgaagcagcagaacgtggctgcaaggttgtcggtgcctgtcgtggcggcaatccacaaACCCAGTGGTGGATACCTAAGGCCGTCGAGAgcccgtcaagctgaagaaagagtcctatcgggtttGGTtgagtgggactccagaggcagctgaggggtaccggcgggcaAAGCATGTGGTGGCattggctgttgcagaggcaaaaacttgggcatgggaagAGTTTGGGGAACCCATGGAAAACGAGTTTCAGTcagcaccgagaaggttctggtaAACCATCAGGTGCTTCAGGAGGGGAAagtggtgctccaccaacactgtgtacagtggagatggagtcctgctgacttcaactgcagactgCAGGGGGGGGTTTGCTGTCCATATCAGGGGCTGAGGTTGCCgtggtagttaaaaagctccaaggTGGCGAGGTCCCTGGGGTGGacaaggttcaccctgggttccctAAGGCtttggatgttgtggggctgtcctggttgacatgtctctgcaacatcgcatggtcatcgggggcagtgcctctggattggcaaactggggtggtggttccctttttaagaagggtgaccagaggatgtgctccaactatagggggatcacactcctcagcctccccgatAAGGTCTATTTAGAGGTGttggagaagagagtttggtcgatggttgaatctcggattcaagaggaacaatgcggattccgtcccggccatggaacactggaccatCTCTACAACATGGCTAGGATCCAGGAGGGGGCATGTGAGTTTGCCCAActgtccacatgtgttttgtggatttggagaaggcattcgaccgtgtccctcgaagcatcctgcggggtgtgctccaggagtatggggaaCAAGGCTCATTGTTATGATCCagtcagtccctgtacaggaggagcaggagcttggtccgcattgctggtaataagtcagactcatttcctgttgaggttggactccgccagggctgccctttgtcaccgattctgttcataagttttaggacagaatttctaggcgcaaccaAGGAGTGGAGGGAGTCtgcttcggtgacctcagaatctcttCTCTGCtctttgcggatgacgtggttctatTGGCTTCACTGgagcagttcgcagccgagtgtgaagcggcggggatgagagtcagcacctctaaatccgaggccatggttctcagccggaaacgggtggaatgctctctccgggttgggaacacattactgcatcaagtggaggagttcaagtatctctgggtcttgttcacgagtgagggaagaatggagttggaggttgacagatggatcagtgtggcatccacagtaatgtgggctctgcaacggtctgttgtggtgaagagagagctgagccaaaaggcgaggctgtcgatttaccagtcgatctatgttcctaccctcaccgatggccatgagctttgggtagtgaccaaagaTCAAGATCACGGAtacggccgaaatgagttttctccgcagggtggctggactttcccttagagataagGGTGAGGGGTTCAGTTATCCAGGATAGACTCGGACTAGAATCGCTGCTcgtccgcattgagaggagtcaggtgaggtAGTTCGgtcatctggttaggatgccccctggacgcctcactgggggggtgttccgggcatgccccattGGGAGAAGGCCATGGGACAGACCTAGGACAtgatggagggattatatctcccggctggcctgggaatgccttggggtcctcccagaggagctggaggaggtggccagggagagagaggtctgggcttccctgcttaggctgctgcccctgcgacccgaccttggataagcggtggataatggatggatggatcaagaaattcttcaggatgatgttcaatcatcagtcacaaagttgaagttacgcaggggttggatattccaaaaagaaaatgacctaaaacacaattcgaaatctacaaaggcattcatgcagagggagaagtacaatgttctggagtggccgtcacagtcccctgacttgaatatcatcgaaaatctatgggattatttgaagcaagctgtccatgctcggcagccattaaattgaactgaactggagagattttgtatgaagaatggtcagaaatacctccatccagaatcagacactcatcagaggctataggaggacagcatctagaggctcaaaagagaaaaaggaggctcaactaagtattgatgtcatatctctgttggggtgcccaaatttatgcacctgtcttattttattatgatgcacatagcatattttctgttaaacgaataaacttaatgtcactgctgaaatactactgtttccataaggcatgtcagatattaaaaggaagttgatactttgaaagctcagccaatgagaaacaaaaatccaaagaattaaggggttccgaaacattttcatatgactgtattaaaataagaaagtgttCATTTTACCACAATTAAAACACATCgacaaacagacaaaaaatataaGATTTTCTGCCATTTAGATGTTTTTAAtggtatatgttttgtttttgcatgatgatgactgacttacTAGCTGATTTAGACATCCTGGAGCTGACATTCTAGAGACCATCAAAGATGAATGGCTCAATCCCAGTTCAGTTATGGGTTTAGGAGAGTCGAGTATAGAAAACAGATGTATTGATGAATAGACTGACATCACAGTGTAACTGATTTGACATTGAAAAGTGTAATGAAAaatgattttctgttcacttcattatCCTGCTGCTTAGAATacctaaaatgccaacaccacaATAGTCTGAGTGTGATTTACAGATGGTCACACGCTTCTCTAACTTTAAACCAACATCTGCatcaagtttgtgttttataaattccaAATTCTGCTTAGGAAATGGCCCAGCAGTTGGTTGGTTTCCTTCTACAAGTCACAATGAATCCAaaaacacaagagagagagacagagacctcATTTGACTCCTGAACACCTTTACCTTTAAATGCTCTTCTAGTTTATTACTAATATAAATGTACAGCTAAGTAAATTTGTACCAGTAAAAGGCAAGAGAGGTATACTTGTTAGTGCCCTTCAGTCCCTCATATGCAGGATTCATTAAGCCAACTGCTCAGAGAACAACAAGACAACTTTAAAAATCACCTGACATACAAAAGAGGCACTGCAGCCAGTTGTCTAAAGAACAGGGGCCTGTTTTTCAAGAAGTCCAAACTTCTTATGATGGGTATTCCCAAAAGCCAACTCTGGCAGTTGAGTCTCATTTTCACCCCTGCTGTGTGTGCATTTTGATTGGTCCAGAGAACAAGAGGAAAACTAGGAGGCCAAGCATATTGGATGCATCAACATCAGATGACATTGAATTTGCACTCACCACACTTTTCAAACATGGGAACAGCCGACCAGCAGCACCTTAGTAATCTGCTTTAAGTAGACAAGCAGATCCTGTGACGTCActatttcagttcagttcagtttattttgtctgtCGCTCTTCACAGAGTGTAGGCTCAGAGTGCTGTAATGAGTTCACAGGTTAAACACAATTATAGACGTTACAAAAACATAAGGCATACACATACACTGATGAaagagttggaaaaaaaaacatttactgctggagcagaagttgtgtGTGATGTGCACCAGTAGCTCCACTCCACTGTAGGACAAGCTGGCATTGTCCCATTTGGCTTGGCTTTCTGTGGCACCCAAGGCCTGATAATTAATCAGAATAAGAAGAGGAGCAGAAAGCCGACTGCACTACCACCACCTGAACGGTAAAACGAAGGGCAAAACTGCAACTCTACCAACATTGTGGTCATCTGAGTCAtatgagaatgaagacaaaagtcAAGGATGAGCTGACTTGTCTGTGGAGACGCCTTCACACAACAAAGGAACCCAAAAGGACATTCATGTTTTAGGCTTGAAACCCCAAACTGAACTCTCACTAAACctgataaacaaaataaagcaatggaTCAGTAACTGGAAGGGACTTTGATTCAATTTGATCACCactcactgtaaaaaataaaccttacatgtgtgaaaaataataacaaaaaatggctaactatacgcaaaataatcattactttaattaataaaaatgggttttaccctttttattgattatttaattctaattcaataaaaaattaagaataatgttaacttattatttttcttaaaatgtaaacattttttataactttttctaagtaaaaaaactaaactgtgaattgaacacatttaagttaagttaaatttaatgacacggcacttcctctcacatcgatttcttggtctttacaacaacgcattcagctgtaacgcttatccataataagagctattttactatgaatgtgtaagtataaagaATATTAATTCTGTAATGAATAACTAGCATTTCATTTCGTATAGTTATAGTCGTAAGCTTATTGATGTGGTGgtcctcttttgaagtgatattactgaccgagcacaccacactggccatcacatagttgtagaacatgtaaaggacaTCACAACTCATATTAAAGGAGTACAGTCTGCTTTCTTATATACAGCAGCTccactgtgttatgagaccagtccagcctgtcattaatgttaTTCTCTCATATTTACTGTGTGAATAGATGAGGCCACTAGTTAGGACTGAAAGAGGTGGTCATGTCAGACTGAATTCTGATCCCTGAGCCTCCAACACAACCTCATCTCTGAATTTTCatcttttctctttccatttcaggtTTAACACACAAGTTTTCTAAAGTAATGCAAACCTTCTCTCATGAGGATCTCCTCAAGATCACTGAGTTCTACAAGCCCTACCTGGCTTATGTGATTGACTATGACATCACGAGTATCCTGCAGAACCTGGCCACCAAGAACATCCTCACTAACGATGAGGCCAAGGTAGGTGGCTCTCCCTGTCAGTACGAGGCACAGAGAGCTGAGCAGAGATGGTGAGCTCAGAAGAATCATCTGAGACTGCCTGACCCTCCATAGCAGGTATTTCTGCTATTGTGAGGTCATCAGACCCTACTGACCACTCTGCTCTGCTCCTTCAGTGGTCTTTTCTAAAGTAGCCCTCTGGTCACTTGCTTGTCTTTCAGAGATTCAAAGCCAAGGAAAAGTCTGAGGGGCGAGCAGGTGTGGAGTCCTTCATCAGTGACATAATGAAGATGGACAGTGTGGTACTGGTGAGCCTGTGGGAGGCGCTGGCTGAAGAACTTGTGAGATTTCCTTCACCGAACATGACAAGAATACTGAAGGAGATGACAGAGGGTGGTGAGTTAATGGAGTCTTGAGAGAGAACAAAACAATGAATGTGTAGAAATCACAGAATGAGACAACGTGAGAGTCACAGGAACACAAAACACGACATTACTGTCTGTAGGCCACTGGACACACAACTGTCAGGTCCGCCACTTACACCGAGATGTCTGCTTGATGGCTGTCAATGTCAAGACTTCCTAATATCTTTTAGGTTTTATTAAAGTCTTTACAAGGGGTCAGTGGTCCCACCATATTATTTAGTAACTGGTGTGCTACTGTCACCTATGTGCCACATATCATGACAGCACATTTGACTTGCATGTCTCCCCTTCTACACTTTATAAGCCTATACCTACAGCCCTCCAGGATGATCAgtaataagattttatttttctttctttaacaggAAGTTACAGATTCTGTTGTTTTCTGACACCATTGATGTCCGTGTGTGTAAACATCAGCTTTAGATGTCCCCAGATGCCCACACTCATACTCATCATGTTTGTATTTTCAGACGTTTCTCCCTCAGATCTCCATGAAGCTTGTTGTTCCCCTGAGGCCTCAGTAAAGAGTCCCTGCTCTCTACTTTGCATCCTGATCTCCTCAGCATGATAAACACACAATATGTCTGCTGTTCCTAATACTGTCTGGtttgtcattttcttgtttttttttcctggacaGTTAATTGCAGACCTCCCAATATGGACAAACATTGGTGATTTGTTCTTTATGCTTTAGGTGTTAACTCTTCATTGTGGCCAGACAATGTGCACCTTTGTTTGTGATATTTTTCTAGTTGTGTACCTCACTGTGTACTTCTGTATACTTTTGTTAATTTTCCCCTTTACTGTTATAACTGACTCTTCTTCTTATTTCACCAGGACCAGACCTCTTGATGAACATTCAGGCCAGTCTCCAGCCCACTCCCATTGACGCTCGTATTAAAGGTAAGCCACTGGTCTTGTGTCTCCGGTCATCTGCTCCTCAGTTAGAAatttagaacaattgtgacgagatcaggccattcatctCAATAAGCTCACTAatcttattcttttaatattttccaaAATTGTCAGATTCTGAGGGTCCTAAAGtcttactctccaccacacttttTCCTTATGTCGGTTGTTCTCTTTCTGGAGAAAAACATTAACATCTGTGTGATATTTACCCTTATCAACTTTCCatctaatataataaaataaaatgttcataacgTTAAAAACTTAATTTATGACATCTTCATCTTCCTCTGTTTAAGCtggaaaggttcaactccttcagtttGTCCTCACAGTGTAGACCTCTcagtcctgaatcagccttgttgatcttctctggactttctttacTGCTATAACAGACTTTATGTGCCtgaagatcaaaactgcacacaacactccagatgaggcctcaccagtgtgtcataaAGCTTTAGTATAACCTAacgtgacttgtactccacatgggGGCGCTATATGACCTGCATCCTGTTGCTTATTCATGGCCTCTGTCCACTGTCTTGATGTAAGTGATGTTCATTAAACTACACTTCCCAGGACTTTATTCTTTCAAGTTTCTGACCTCTGATTGTGtattttaatctaaaatgtttatttcctaCACATAATACTAAGGTTCCTCACCCCACATCTCTTTACTTCTTGTGTTTGAGTCAATTCATTGACCGACTGTGCCCTTTATTCTCACTTCTTTTACACCTCTCTAGTCATCTGCTTTTGTTCCTTCCTCATACAACTTCACCTCACTAGTGAGACACGATCTCCTCATCCAAACCAGGCTCTGCTCATTATCTGTGTAGCACCATTCCAGTACTGAAGGTTGGTGGTGACAACATGTTGCTTTGGTggtgcagggacagggagacaggCCAGAATTGAGGGAATGCAGACAAATCCAGAAAGTTCAATAAAGAAATCCTGCTGCAGAGATCACTTCACCTGAGACTGGGGTGACTGTTCAGTGACCCAAAGCATAAAGTCCACAATTCTCGAGTGGCTTCTGGACAAGtctctgaatgtccttgtgtgggtCAACCAAAGCCCAGTCTTACACCCCATAAAACATGAgtggagaaacctgaagatggcagtttagagACATTTACCAtctaatctaatggagcttgagaggatctaccaggAATAATAGGATAAACtgaccaaatccaggtgtgcaaagcttctaGACACTTAGCAAGAagatttgaaactggaaattttgCCAAAGGGCATCTTCAAAGTATTTAGTTAAGTAGCTAAACACTTGTATTAATGAGAGATTACGgtttttgatatttattaaatcatgttttcactttgttattatgggttattccCCTGTTGATGGACaggcaaaaatgtatctatttaaaattaaatctgtaacaTAGTAAAATTTACAGAAATGGATGGAGTCAGAATACTTTCTCAGTCCACTGTTTGTTCAGTTACACAGAACTACTcatacagtttattatttttttatggcaTTTAAGGCCAGCGATTTAAATGTATTACTCAATTATCTTTGACTCTTTGAGTAGAAATTTATGTGAAATTATGTATTTTCCATTTATATGAAACCAGGAATGTCCTGACCTCCCTGCTACCTTCTCCCCCACCCTCATCTTTGAGTTATCTACTTATATGTCCTACCTAACACCCCACACACTCCCACATTGGTGTCCCTCCTGATCAAATGCATCTTATCAAGtcatcccaatgccccataaacctgtgCCCTTCTATCCTACCCCAAGATGAGCCACACGTTTAAACTTTCTAATCCCCTCAGTCTTATGGACTGAAAAGTAAGAACTTCAGAGATGAACACCATGTCAGTTCCACTCCTAAGTTTGGCACTCCAGGATTGTCAAAGTGTCACTCTGCCCACACATTTGTCTTTTGTTCCTGTATGGCCAATGAGATCTAAATCCACCCCTTCCATTGCCAGCAGCTGGTTCACTTTTCCATGGAGGTGTCCCAACTGTTCATCAGGTAGGCAGTCTGACCATATACTGGGTGCACGCTATCCTCCTAAAAGACACATGGGAAAGATCTGTAATCTCCTACTGCACCACAGGTTAGCTGCCTCCTCAAGTTCAGTGACCCTGACTACAAGGAGCTGGATCAGctggcaagttttttttttttttttcttaagttctCTTTATCACTTTCAGGTCTCCATGAGACACACAGAGGTGGTGTGTCTGAATCTACAAGAAATTTGGAGGATCAGGATTCTCCTGGAGATCCACACACCAGAGCTGTGATCTTTGAGACTCGATACACAGAGCTGATGGTCATTGGTCAGTACAGGAGAACCTACAGTGAGAGGCACCATGAACTTGAGAAGATGGGGAAAACTCATGCAAAGCTAATAGAGGAGCGGACAAAAGAGAAATGTGAGCGAATCTGGACAGAGCAGCTTTTTAGGAGGAGTCCTGGAAGTGAGATTTTCCCCAGCATTATAGTGGTCAATGGGGTGGCTGGAATTGGGAAGACCACCATGGTCCAGAAGATCATGTTTGACTGGGCCAGAGGCACTCAGTACCAGAGGTTTGCATTTGTGTTCCTGTTTAAGTTCAGGGAGCTCAACCTACTAGACACAGAGACGGAACCACAGATGCCCCTGACAAGGCTgattgtaaggcactataaatatcTCAATGACCCAAAGTTGAGAGAAATCCTGCAGAAACCCGAATCTCTCCTCTTTATATTTGATGGACTGGATGAGTACAAACACAAACTGGACTTTACACAGGAGAGGCTCTGCTCAAACCCAGATGATTACTTCCCTGTCCACACCCTGGTCACCAGCCTGGTCAGAAGGACATTACTGAAGGGCTGTACAGTCCTGATAACAACCAGACCAACAGCCCTGGAGACCCTGGACATGGAGAGAGTCGATCGATTTGCAGAGATCCTGGGGTTCTTCCCTGAACAAAGGCTGATGTACTTTAAAAAGTTCTTTGGTGATGCTGATCAGGGCTCTGAGGCTTTTCAGTATGTGGAGGAGAACACCATCCTGTACACCATGTGCTTCAACCCCTCATACTGCTCGATTTTCTGCTCTGTGCTGAAGAGACACTTCATGACACCTGAAGAAGACCGAGGAGCTGCCCCCAGAACTGTCACCGAGCTCTTTGTGATGTTCCTTCACAACATCCTCACCAATCACAAGCGAGAAGCCAAAGACCAGCGAGAGATTCTGGTCAAACTTGGAAAGATGGCTTATTATGGGGTGGTGAACAGGACTCTTGTGTTTTATGACAAGTTTGAGATGTCTACTTTTGGTCTCCAGCCAGTTTTGCCCTCTCCATTTCTCTCAGGGTTCCTCAAAGAAATCCTTCAGAGGGAAAGCACTCTGGAGCACACGACGTACACATTCTACCACCTCACCCTGCAGGAGTTCATAGCTGCCTGCTCCTTCTATCTTGATCCATCAGGGGGTATTGAGGAGGTCCTTGAGAAGCTGGAGTCGTGTAAAGATGGCCGGTTTGAGATTCTCATTCGATTCATGGCAGGACTGGccagatattctgtgtttaaaacaCTGG is drawn from Erpetoichthys calabaricus chromosome 1 unlocalized genomic scaffold, fErpCal1.3 SUPER_1_unloc_25, whole genome shotgun sequence and contains these coding sequences:
- the LOC114644830 gene encoding NACHT, LRR and PYD domains-containing protein 3-like, yielding MSDDGLCEKFASMISRKRRSDEDIAALSGLTHKFSKVMQTFSHEDLLKITEFYKPYLAYVIDYDITSILQNLATKNILTNDEAKRFKAKEKSEGRAGVESFISDIMKMDSVVLVSLWEALAEELVRFPSPNMTRILKEMTEGGPDLLMNIQASLQPTPIDARIKGLHETHRGGVSESTRNLEDQDSPGDPHTRAVIFETRYTELMVIGQYRRTYSERHHELEKMGKTHAKLIEERTKEKCERIWTEQLFRRSPGSEIFPSIIVVNGVAGIGKTTMVQKIMFDWARGTQYQRFAFVFLFKFRELNLLDTETEPQMPLTRLIVRHYKYLNDPKLREILQKPESLLFIFDGLDEYKHKLDFTQERLCSNPDDYFPVHTLVTSLVRRTLLKGCTVLITTRPTALETLDMERVDRFAEILGFFPEQRLMYFKKFFGDADQGSEAFQYVEENTILYTMCFNPSYCSIFCSVLKRHFMTPEEDRGAAPRTVTELFVMFLHNILTNHKREAKDQREILVKLGKMAYYGVVNRTLVFYDKFEMSTFGLQPVLPSPFLSGFLKEILQRESTLEHTTYTFYHLTLQEFIAACSFYLDPSGGIEEVLEKLESCKDGRFEILIRFMAGLARYSVFKTLGGVMGEFKMKTAKRILEWVKKKAEEALHGRDNSEALRVCQWLYETQNKKLIRDAIGKDLKMSFSGTTLSPLDCAVLGSVISCCGELEELNLSMTPLTLECIRRLALGLICCRRVNLSECRLTSRCSLALSSALTAPQSQLTELDVSKNNMKDSGVDQLCEGLRSENCKLEKLELYQCYLTSRCCSALSSALSAPHSRLTELNLIGNNMEDSGVDQLCEGLRSENCKLEKLNLSRCGLTSRCCSALSSALYSPHSQLTELNLSDSNMEDSGVDQLCEGLRSENCKLEKLSLWSCRLTSRCCSALSSALSAPHSRLTELNLRENNMEDSGVDQLCEGLRSGNCKLEELDLTQCGLTSRCCSALFSAVSAPHSRLTKLNLSDNNMEDSGVDQLCEGLRSGNFKLEELSLYRCRLTSRCCSALSSALSSPHSRLTKLNLSSNNMEDSGVDQLCEGLRSGNCKLEKLSLNSCGLTSRCSSSLSSVLSSPNSQLTELTLSYNRLGDSGARQLCEGLRTPNCKLKTLKLWPNEISKSEKKNLRSLQEELNRTGRQVNIYTGEY